DNA sequence from the Pedobacter schmidteae genome:
ATACTTTAGGGTACCGGGTACGTCTGAATTCAGACCAGGCCTCCTGTCCATCGGGATACAGAGCGATCCATTTCTGAGTGACAATTCTTTCCAGGTTTCTTTCAAAATTGTCTGTACTGTTCCATTTAATGGTTATGGTACTGAGGTTAGCATTTCCTGCTGCAACACTATTTCCATTATTTAAGGGATCTACATAAGGAGCAGGCTTACTGGTTGCATCATTAATATAAGTGGTTGCATCACCTGCCGCAAGGTTAGTCCCTCCTATAGGCTGACTAAAAGCGGTTTTGATTCCTGTTTCATATAAATTTTGAGCAGTACCATTCATATTCCAATTTCTTAATGCACCCTCGGCCCTTAAAAAATAAGCTTCGGATGCCGTCATCCATTGTACAGGGGTTGATAAGGTTACATTTAAAGTAGAGAATGGGTCGTACGCATGTCCGGTAAACCTACTCCCGTTTCGAATTCCATGAAAGTCGGGTGTTGAGCCTGCCGGTAAAGCCACTTTATTAAACCAGAGCCCGGCCCGCGGATCGTTATATCCTTTTAAAAAGGATTCCATGTTGGCTCCCATCCGGGTATCATTATAAGGATAGGTAATGGTGTATAAGGGATTAATGGTTGTAGAACCATCTACCTTCAGTAAAGCATTATCGCTATTTCCTGTCATTACTCCGGCGCTAACTGCCTGCTCGGCGGCCTGTTGCGCTTTTCCGGGATTAGCGTATACAATTCGCATGGCAAGCCTCAATTTCAGGGTATTGGCAAATTTTAGCCATTGTACAAAGTCGCCTCCATAAATAAGATCAAATTTGGCCAGCGGCTTTGCCCCCGGGTTCTTTTGCACAAAATCTGTCAGTACGCTTATCGCTGCATCCAGATCTGTAAAAAAAGAATTGTAGATTACCTCCTGCGAATCGTATGGCGTATTGGTGCTACCAGCAACAAATTGCGTGTAAGGTAGTGGACCATACATGTCGGTAACGCGGTGCATGGCCATTACCTTTAAAATCTGGGCTAACGCGTAAGTACTTGGAGAGGATGTTTCTGATTTCTTTTTGATAAAATACCAGGGAGCCATTTCATTTTTATAGGCATTTGGAAAAGCCGCGCCATACCATGCCGGAATCATTGCATAGGTACTATTGTTGACACCATTATTGCCATAAGCATCCGATGTGCCCTGATGACCCGAATAGATATCCCCCATCAAACTATAAATCAACTGATAGGCATTTGCGTCGGCATTATCAGCATTATTGAGCACCGGCATTATTTTAGTCTCCATTTGTGTAATGAATCCCCCTACATCGAGATTATCATACTTTAACTGCTCTTCTGTCGCATTATTTGGATTTTGATTATGCTCGATAAAATTCTTTGTGCAAGCGTTGCCTGTTACCATCACAATGACTGATATCAGCAACAGACTTATATTTTTTCTATAATAAAGTTGAATACGGTTCATGATTATGAGTTTACAGGTTAACTTTTAGACTAAGACCAAAGCTTCTGAGGCTGGGTAACATAAAATAATCTATCCCCTGGAAATAGGTTCCGGTTGAAGCAGTGCTTTCGGGATCGAATGGTGCTTTGTTGTAGAACATAAATAGGTTTCTACCAATGGCTGAGATGGTTAAATTCTGTAATTTGTTATTAAAAATCTTTGCCGGTATCGTATAGCCAATAGAAGCCTCGCGTAAGCGCGCATTGGTAGCTTTATATACGTATTGCGACAAAACGCCCGTTCCCAATCCTACTGTTTGATAATACCGTTGTGCGTCAACTTTATTGCCATTGACAATTACCCCACCGTTATCACGTGCATCGGCACTGGCTTTTGAGCTGCCATATCCATCCATAAGGGCCTGTGTAGCGGATACCGCCACGCCTCCCAAACGGCAGTCGACCAAAAACCCTACATTAAAATTCTTATAGCTGAAATTATTTCTGAATCCGATGAGGTATCTTGGATTGGAATTACCGGCCTTAATCAGGTTGTTGTTGTCGATTGTTAATGCCCCTGTTGTAGGATCCACCAGAATATATCCATGTGCGTCTACTGCCAGCTTATTCACATAAATATCTCCAAAAGATCCCCCCTTATCGATGTAAGACCTATAAGAGCCAATTCCTCCCTGATCAAAGTGATCGGTATTTAATGGTGAACCGTCGACAGGATTCACTTTATTTTGTACCAGCTCAACAATCTTATTGCGGTTTAAAGTAAAGGTAGCTGTAGCATTCCATTTTACACTTCCCAGGTTGCCATCGTAGCCCAGGGCAGCCTCAATTCCTTTGTTATTGACCTTACCCGCATTTACCGAGAAGAAATCATAACCACTTCCATCAGGTGCTTTGTATTTAAACAATTGATTAAAGGTATTTGAATAATACAATGTGACATCCAGGTTAATCTTGTTTTTTAAGAACCTGGCGTTGATACCTGCCTCTATAGACTTTGTCCTTTCTGGTTTTAAATCGGTAAGTGGTAAATTAGAGTTCGGATTGATTCCGGCAGGGCCCACAGGATAAGACTCGGTAGAAAGAAACCTTGGAATGGTGTTACCTACCTCACTGTACGAACCTCTGACCTTTAAGAAAGAAATCGCATTTTGAGGCAAGCTTACCATATCGCTAACAATAGCCGAAAGTCCTACTGAAGGATAGAAAAAGGATAGTTTATTAGTATTGGCCAATGCCGAAGACCATTCGTTTCGAGCAGTGAGGTCGAGATATATTCTACTTTTATAGCTTAACTGAGCACTGGCATAAATGGCCTGACTCTGGTCGTAATAAGCATCCTGTAATGCGGGTACCGGCTTGGTATTGTTTAAATTGAACAGATTGGGAACTGTACTTAAGGGTGCACCATTGCCATCAACCGCATTGCCGGTAAGGTCGTACCTGGTATTGGTAAGGCTGGCTCCCAACAATCCGATCAAGCCTATATCATTAAATGTTTTATTGGCAGTAGCTAAAAAATCGGCATAAGTTTGCTTTGTTTTTTCGTTGGCATTTAAGTAGGATCCGTTTTCAGAATTTGCAGCCAATAAAGGCAAAGTAGAAGCGTAATTTTTAATTTCGTTCAGATTCGCGGTGTTATCTAACCTTACGCGCGCAGCGACATCCAGCCAGGGCATCAATTTATATTTTAATGCAGCGCCCAGCATATAACGATCTTTATTATTGGTATTAAAATCGCGGTTTACCGTCCAGTAGGGATTTTGCATCGCTATTCCCAGATCGCCATACGGCCAAAACTGCGTTTTGAAATTCCGGTTTGGGTTAAAACGTTCGTATATCTTATATTTTTCAATATCGTCTCCTCTGGGGAAAAGATACAGAGGCACAATCGGGTTTAAATATTGCCCCTGGGAAATCATATTCTGATTTTCCATTTTAATGTACATCATATTCAAATCAAGACTTAACTTATCGTCCAGATAGGAAGAGCTGTTATGTAAGGTTAAGTTATACCTGTTGAAGGTATTGTTGGGCACTATTCCGTTGGCGTTGACTGCTGCCGCAGAAAAATAGGTTTGATTTTTTTCTGTTCCGGTAGATAAGCTGATGCTATTGCTCACATTATTTCCTGTTCTGAAAAAATCGGCGGGATCATAATTTCCAGGCTCACTCATTTTTGCCCCCCAGCTGTCGAAAGTACCGGGGCTGGATGTGCCATAAGTATTTTGAACCTGAGGCATCACAAAAGGGCGGTAAAAATTTGTGCTATTGGAAAAGCTGACCTGCGTTTTTGCAGCTGTTCCTTTTTTGGTAGTCACCAGAATTACACCGTTGGCCGCCTGACTTCCATAAAGCGCTGCTGAGGCTGCACCAGTTAAAACCGAAACACTTACGATGTCTTCCGGATTGATACTCGAAATACCATCGCCGCTATCGCCTCCACCGTAAACACCTTTGGGATTGGTGCTGTTTTTGGAGAAAAGATTTGGTAAGGGAATACCGTCCAATACATAAAGCGCATTATTGTTTCCCTGTACAGATTTATCACCACGCATTACTACCCGGGTGGAGCCACCAATTCCGGAAGCACTGCTGTTGATGGTAATACCTGCCACCTTACCCGAAAGCGCATTTACAAAACTGGCATCAGGCACTTTGGTCAGCTCGTCGGATTTAACTTCCTGCACATTGTAGGTAAGCGCCTTGGTTGATTTTTTAATACCCAGTGCTGTAACTACCACCTGCTCCAGTACGCTACTTTCTTCCCTCAGCACAATAGTCAATTTTGTTTGTTTCCCAACTGTCAGCTCCTGCTTTATGAAACCGATAAAAGAAAATACCAGGACATCACCTGCATCGGCTTCAATGCTGAACGTACCAGAACCATCGGTGGCAGATACTTTTCCTGTTTTTTTATTGAGTACGGATACCCCCGGAATGACCACTCCTGCAGTATCCCTAACCACCCCGGTAATCTTCATCAATGCTTCAGATAGACCTTCTGTAAGCTCCGGGTTCTTTTTTACCACAATAATTACAACGTTATCCTCTATCTTATAGGACAAAGGCTGATTTTGAAAGCAACTGTTTAATGCTTCGGCTAATGAAACATTATTTAGCCTGACCGTAACGGGCTTTGAATTTTTAAGGCTATAACTATTGTACAGAAAAATGGTTCCCGTTTGTTTTTTGATTTTGGTTAAAATATCTGCCAGTGAAGTTTTCTGCTCATTTAATGAAATCTGCGCTTTGCTAGCTGCGCTTACCTGCAGAAGAAACATGGTTAATATAATTATGATGATTTTCATAACCCGCATAAATTGTTTAGGAATACGACTGAAGTCAATGCCCCCGACATTACTAAATTTCATACATTTGTATTTAAGTTTGGTTAGTTTATTAAATTCTTAACAGCATTTTTTACGATAAGTCCAAACGACATGGTCAGGAGTAGGTCGAAGCACTCCTGGCTTTTTTTTTTGGACTTTTACTTATAAATAAAATTAGTCCATAACGATTACGCTCCTTCCTTTGATTTTAAAATGTACAGTGTTGGTTGATTCGATCATACTCAACACTTTCGAAATGGGTTTGGATCGGGAAATAGTTCCAACAAAAGCCTTATTGCTCATATCTCCTTCATAAATAACCTGTACGTCATACCAGCGGGCAATTTTTTGCATGATTTGCTCAATCGGTTCGTTCACAAATACAAATTGACCGTTCTTCCAGGCAATAACCGACTCGGTATCAACGTCAGTGCGCAGATCAATCCTGTGCCCCAACATCACAGATTGTTGTCCGGGTTTGAGTATGCGGTTTTGGGTCCAGACACGTTTTTGATCTCTTTGGTCTACGTTTACGCTGCCTTCTATCAGGGTTGTTTTTGTGCCTTGATCATCCGGGTAGGCACTCACGTTAAAATGCGTACCTAATACCTCTATTTCCTGTTCGGCAGATACGACAAGAAAAGGATGAGCTTTATCTTTAGCTACTTCAAAATACGCTTCACCTTTAAGCTCTACCCTTCGCTCCTTTTGCGATGCAAAGGAGGCTGGGTATTTCAGACTGGTTTCGGCATTTAAAGCAACCAATGAACCATCGGGCAAGCGGACCTGATAAGTCTCGCCCCTGGCGGTACTGAGGGTATTATAAGTTGGATTGATCTGACCATTATCAGCTGCTGATCCAATTTCGTACACCACCTGCCCATCCGCAGTTTTTGAAATGCTCACTCCGCCCTGCTTTGCCAATTCTCCGGTTGTTGCATCCGATAACCTGATTTTTTTGCCATTGGCCAAGGTAAGCGTTGCCCCCTCGGTACCAGGCACAATTTCTGATTGGTTTACCGCTGGGGTGGATCGGTTTGTTTGTTGTTGATATAAAAACAAGCTGGCCCCTATAACAATAATTATAGCTGCGGCGGCGGCTATCCCTGGCCATAATTTATAAGTACGCGATGGTAAAATAGTACCACGGATATTATCTTCAAACTTCTGAATAGCCGTATTCAGGTCTGCAGGGGTAAGTTCCGATATTTCTTCCTCATCCAGATGATGAAACCACTTTTGCAATAGCAGTTCTTCTTCGGGGCTACACAATCCTGCTTTATATTTTTCTATTAAATGTTCAGCTTCTTTCATCTTATTATAAAAACCATTATGCTTTTATAATACTAAGACGGCAAAGACCAGGGGGTATGGGTACAAGGATTTAAAAAAAATAATATTTTTCTAATGATTTATTTATACAGCAGCAACATAGCTATCCAAACAACCAATCCTAAACGCAAGCGCAGTACTTTTAAGGCCCTTTTTATTTGTGTGGATACCGTTTGTTCCGAAATATTTAATCTGGCACCAATCTCCTTATGCGTTAATTTTTCCTTTCTACTGAGTTGGAAAATTGTCCTCATTTTAGGTGGCAGGGCTTCTATCTCTCTTTCAATTAAGGTAGATAAGTCTTTCTCTCTTACCAAAAAATCGGTATCAACTCTGGATATATCTATAAAATTTTGTAGAGACGCGATATATTTTGCTTCCACTTTTTTGTGGGCAAACAAATCAAATGCTTTATTTCGAACAGCTGTAAACAGGTAGTTTCTTAAAGAAACTGTAAGCGAAAATTCCTGGCGTTTATTCCATAAGGTAATCAAAACCTCCTGAATGATATCCTGTGATTCTTCTTTATTGTGGAGTTTTTTATGGGCATAAATGTAAAGTAAACTGTGATACCGTTCGTAAATGGCTGTGAATGCGAGACTGTCACCACCCCTTAACAAGGCTGTTAGTTCCTGATCGGTATATGTACAATAAGCAGTCATTTAATTTATTGGTCAACTAAATGTACGCTTTTTTTACGAACAGCAACAGCCAGCTTAGTTTTTACTAAACTGGCTGTACAAAAATGCATGTGATCACAAGCGGACGTATACTTTTTTGTTAAAAATCAATCAGGCATTAAATCCTCCATCAATTGTCAACGCTGCACCGGTAATATACTTACCTTCATTGCTGGCCAGAAAGGTTACCAATCCTGCAACATCATCACCTGTACCATATTCCTTTAAGGCCATGCGGCTCCTTAAAAAGTCGGCCAGATCGGTATCCGATGGGTTCATATCAGTATTTATAGGGCCGGGTTGAACCAGGTTGACCGTAATGTCTTTGGCCCCCAGATCCCTTGCCAGACCTTTGGTGAAACCACTTAATGCCGACTTGCTCATGGCATATAAGGTAGATTGTGGCGCTATCGCATTTTCGGCCATGTTGCTACCTATAGTAATGATCCTTCCACCTTGAGGAATGTGCTGAACTGCTGCCAAAGCCGCCGCATAAACGGCACGTACATTAACAGCCATAATTTGTTCATAATCTTCCAGGGTGTGGTCTTCAAATGCCTTGCCTATATAAATACCTGCGTTATTGACCAGGATATCAATATGTCCAAACTGGCTGATGGTCTTGTTTACTGCATTGGTCACTTCAGCCGTACTGGCACTATCGGCTTTAATGGCTATGGCCTTTCCTCCGGCTGTATTAATTTCGGCAGCAATTTTTTCGGACTGCTCTGCAGATTTTGAATAGGTCAATACTACTGTTGCGCCTTCGGCAGCTAGTCTTTTAGTAATGTCAGCACCCATTCCGCGACCGCCACCGGTAACCAGCGCTATTTTGTTTTCTAAACGTTTCATATACTTTTTTTATTGTTGATGATCAAAAGTAGCGCCTTAAAGGTATATTTGTAAGTACACATTAAATTGTGGTATTTATAGACAAAGCTAACCAACGCTAATTTTCATTATATTTACAATACACCACAAAATAATGCCACAAGAAAAATTAATATATGTAGAATGGATTGATAGTCAGGGTTGCACTCCTAGTTGGGTAAGATTAGATGACTATAAGCCTGAATTACCCATACATAAGAGTATTGGATGGGTAATATATGAAGATGATAACATTTTATCTATATGTGGAAATATTGCTGATGAAACTAGTACTACCCTATATCAAGGAAATGGCATTATGACTATTCCTAAAATAGCCATAATTGCCACTAAAGAGTTAAGTAATAATTTACTTTCCCTTTGATTTCTTTTTGTCAGGTGCTTGTGTTAATGCAGAAGCTGCAACACTTTTTTGATCTTTAGTTGAAGATTTATCTTTCAACTGTTTGGAAGCTTTTTTAGCTACACTTTTACTGGTTTTTTCGTTATTCCCCATATTTATTGGATTATACACTAAATATAAAAACTTAATTTTATTCCGATGCCACATAATATTGAGTTCAAATCTATTCTTGATTTGATGAAAGTATTCCCTACTGAAAAAGCTTGTCATGAATATTTAGCCTATCAAAGATGGGAAGGATTAATGACTTGCCCATACGATGACTGTAAAGGTGAAGATGCTTATATCTTTAAAAATGGTATTCAAAGGAAGTGCAAATGTTGTAAACGTATTTATACTGCTAAAACAGGCACATTTATGGAAGCAAGTAAACTGTCTACAATTAAATGGATTATGGCAATGTATTTGGTGCTACATAAAAAAGGCATTTCATCTGTACAATTAGCTAAGGACATCGGTACGTGTCAAAAGACTGCATGGCATGTATTACACAGAATAAGAGCCGCTTTTGGAAATGAAAAGGAACAGATATTAGAGGGAGAAGTGGCATCTGATGAATGTTTTGTTGGGATGAAATCAAAAAATAAGCATGCTGATAAAAAGATAAAGTATACTCAAGGGCGTAGTTTTAAGGATAAAACTCCTGTTATGGGCATGTTGCAATTGGAGGAATACGAATTGGTATCCAGGCCACATAAAAACAATCCTGAGAAAACAGTAATAGAAAAGGTCATTACTAAACCATCAAGGGTTATTTGTAAAGTAGTAAAGGATACTAGTGCCAAATCATTAACACCAGTTTTGAAACAGCATGTTAAATTTGGCAGTCTCTTAATTACCGATGAATGGGGTGCTTATAATGGACTAAATTGGTTTTATAACAGAGAAGTGGTAGATCATAGTAAAGGATTTTACATAAGTAAAAATGGATATACTTCAAATGCTATTGAAGGCTTTTGGAGCCATTGCAAACGCAGTATTATGGGGATTTATGTAAAACCTACAAGGAAACACATGCAAAAATACTTTAATGAGTTTGCATTTCGTTATAACTATCGTAATTTAGATGTGCAACAGCAAATAAATAACATCATTGCTAATATGAATGTTAGATTAAAGTATAAAGACCTAGTAGCATGAAAACATTAAATAAACCTACACCAAAAAAGAAAACCGCTACTAAACGCAAAAAGTCTAAAAAGGTAAAGTCCGTCAGTAGCGGCAATAAAGAACTTGATAATGCTATTAGATTAGCATTAAAATCTAAACCTAAAGAATAGTTTTATTATGTGATCTTATAGCAGTCATTACTGCGAAGGAAGCGCCTATCATCATTGGGATAGCAATATCAGTATATCCGAATTTTTCAGTATAAGTAATTGTATCATCAATGCATGGTGTTGCAGTAAGAAACAGAGTATGTATTACCATAGCAATGACAGCAAAAGATACAGCACTAGTAATCCCATAAACTATTCCTAACACAATAGAAGCCGTATCTTCTTCAGGTAAATAGCGTTTAACTAAATGATAGGTTATATAATAAGAAATAGCTATCATTGCCCAATGTATAAATGTTAATTGTATAGATTTAATACTGTTAATTCGGATTATATGTTCCAATCCATAAATAATTGCAATCCATAAGATAGCCAAGGCACCGAAAGCCAATAGGTTTAAAATAAACCCTCTTTTCATTTTGTCGTAATTTGAGTAAAAAATAAGGCGTGGACTGCAATTCCTTCAGCTACTCAGGGTTACGACGCCCTCCACGCATAAAGATACAGCCACGCCTATACAGGCGTACTAGATCATTTAATTGCGTGGGCTTCCGAGGTCGTAATTCGAGCAGCAATAAACGTTAGTACAATTTCTTCCTAGTGCTATACTTTAGCACCATTCAAATGTAATAATAATACACAAACCATAAGTAACACTTATAGAAAATTAAAAGTTTATGAACACTACACATTTATTATTATCCATAGTGATAGTATTACAGATTTATGTTATCTGGTTACTAAAAAGAAAAAAGAAATTTAAGTCAATAGAAAGATTTAAATATCCACTATCTTACACTAGTGAAAGTCATTCCTTTGAGGTTGATAATGCAAAAGACAAAACCATAATTGTACATGAAGAGTCTAAGAGTGGTAAAGTCCCGATTTTACAAGAGTTTCTATCCAAGAATCAACAACCTGAGAATAAGAAGGAGGAGGAGGAATAATTTTATGAATACAATAAATAAACATGAAAAAACTGATCATCCATGTAAACCCAAATATATTAGTGAAGATATCTTAATTTCAGAAAGAATGGTTACTATAAATCGGTCAAAACTGCAAAGATTTTCTTTATATTGTCGGCGTTACTCATTTTATAGATATTTACGTTCAAAAAAAATTCGGGTGAAATACGCTCTTCTAATTTTGATTGAACATTTAAAGCGGAAGTGGAGACAATATCTCTTAAAGAATCGACACTAATATCTATACTTTCTAATAGATGCTTATGCTTAACAAGCAAACCTATTACCTCATTCCCTTTGTCATCTGTATAATGAATTTTCCAATTCAAAATTAATATTTTGAATATCGGATCTTTATAATAGACGTCAGCTTCATATGTTAATGATATTTTTTCTTTTAGACTTAAAATAGAAGGCTGATACACAATAGGGTCAACATCAAAGCGTAATACTTTTTGCTGAAATACTTTCATAATATTTAGTTTGTTGGTACACCCTAAATATAAAAAACAAATCAATTAACTAAATAGGCAAGGTTACGTTTGTCTATAAATACCTAAATTGTTAGGTACTAACAAAATAGTAAGAAATGAGAAAAGACACTTCTACAAACGCTTTGAACGAAAAGCAGATCAACGAAAGTTGTGGCATGGCCTATTCTTTATCGGTTATTGGTGGCAGGTGGAAGCCTGCAATTCTGTGCAGGCTTTTGTATGGAAAAATGCGCTACAGCGATTTAAGAAACTCCATTACCAATATTTCTGAACGGATGCTGGTTGCACAATTGCGCGAACTGGAGACAGACCAGGTATTAAAAAGGATTGTTTACCCGGTGGTTCCCCCACGAGTGGAATATGAGCTAACAGAATTAGGCATGACCATGAAACCCATGTTAAGGGCTATGTCTGAATGGGGAAACATGCACAGAAACAAGGTTCAGGGGAGTGAAATATCCGCAAATACCTGTTTTGTTGAAGAAGAACTATGATCGAAATCCTTTTTTAACGATAGATATCTCTCATTTTAAAGTTAAACTGTGTCATGACCTGCCTGGTCAGTTCCCGGTATAAATCGTCATAAGAAGGCCTGTTCGAATAGTTTCCCCTTATGATAGACCAATCTCTTTCGCTCAGGGCCCTCGAGTCTCCCCTGTATTTACCAGTAAGGCTCTCCCAGGTGTATTGTGCAGGAATACGGTCGGACGCAACTATTTTTCTGGATACGGCATCTGTAATACGGTAATCCATCACTGCCCGCGAGTTGATTACGCGGCGGGTTACTGTAACTGTTGCAGAAACGGTAACGGTACTTTCGCTATTTGCCATTTTATCATTCTTTACCGGAATGCTTTTAGTAACGGTATAAGAATAGGTATTGGTGGCCAGATTACTGAACCAGATGTTGTACATGTTGAGATCGATGAACTGGTCTACCCTCAGGTCCCTCGACTGCCTGTCATTGATGCTATAAAACTGATAATATGATTTATTTCCTATAGAGTTAAGGTTCCACAGAATATCATCTTCAAAGAAACTTCCGTTAATGGAATAGGATCCAAAACGTTGATCGAGACGGTTTACCACCACATTGGTAATAGCAGCATCGTAAGCCTGTTGTTTTTTAGCAATCACATCTTTATAACCCGGCACATAGTTATCAGCCATTTTCAGATAATCGTAAGCCTTCCTGGCGCTTAGGCGGTTATCTTTCTGAAGTAAAGTCAATCCTCTGTTATAAGCGGCTTCTGCGGCGTTACGGGCAGCATCCGTTAGTTCGGCACTATAATTTTTCGGCCGGAAAGTATTTAATTTTAAACCAGCATCTACGAATGCGTCATGCATTTTTTGCAAAGAAAGATAACCATCGTAAACCACCCCAAGTTGCTCGGTTTTGCGTCCTCCCCCTACTTTTGCATTGGCAATATCCTGCTGGTACATACTGGCAGCTTCTTTATAGGCTTCCGGTAGAATCCGTGAAGCTTCCTGATTTGCGGAATTCTTTTTTAAATCATTTACGGCAGCATAAAAGGCCTTATCATATGCTCCTTTATCAAATAATTTGCGGGTAGACTGACAGGAGAAAAGAAAGAGTGTTAACAGCAAAATGCTAAGGACAGGTTTCATCTGTATATAGTTTTAATGAAGTTACCATTTTTTTAGGTAAAAACCATGTCAAATCGCATGCATTCGGCATTCAGCCAATCGCGCCTATATTACCTGTTGCCAAAGACAAATGCCATCTGTTAAAAGAAAAAAAATTGTGTTTTTAAATACCTGAGTAAAAACGATCAATTAAGAAACCTTAAATTGCCGATCATATGAAAAAAACTGCATTAATAATTGGCTGCATGGCTATTTTCTGTTCATCCTGTAAGGTTTTGCCTTTTACCAGGGAAAATAATTATATCTATCTACAGAAAAAAGTGGTTGTAAATAACAAATGGAAGTTGATCTGGAAAGATGATTTTAACGGATCTGTAATCGACAGTACCAAATGGAGCAAAATTCCAAAAGGGGGAAGCGACTGGAAT
Encoded proteins:
- a CDS encoding helix-turn-helix domain-containing protein, producing MRKDTSTNALNEKQINESCGMAYSLSVIGGRWKPAILCRLLYGKMRYSDLRNSITNISERMLVAQLRELETDQVLKRIVYPVVPPRVEYELTELGMTMKPMLRAMSEWGNMHRNKVQGSEISANTCFVEEEL